One stretch of Anabrus simplex isolate iqAnaSimp1 chromosome 3, ASM4041472v1, whole genome shotgun sequence DNA includes these proteins:
- the LOC136866200 gene encoding coiled-coil domain-containing protein 115 codes for MGKQLNEIYKEMDELSLKILQLMEQHIRSKVRLEELMKTGFLDMAKARYIMGNNNVSSLQLPTECSEEFLPQYTVTAFVESTLGHALYKLNNMSLNDVEPSIERTLVKKRKGKMDEVVSISTDMQEDEESAKIIDPLKWFGVLVPQNLRRAQTCFRTVLQLVVEIATIQSELVFCQQKYKELLQCKSSLLAET; via the coding sequence ATGGGGAAGCAGTTAAATGAGATATATAAGGAAATGGATGAATTGTCACTGAAGATATTGCAGTTAATGGAACAGCATATTCGGAGTAAAGTGAGGTTAGAAGAGTTAATGAAGACGGGCTTTCTTGACATGGCTAAAGCTCGATATATAATGGGAAACAATAATGTGTCCTCTCTCCAGCTACCAACAGAGTGCAGTGAAGAATTTTTGCCTCAATACACAGTCACAGCGTTTGTTGAGAGCACGTTGGGACATGCACTGTATAAACTGAACAACATGTCTCTTAATGATGTTGAACCCAGTATTGAAAGGACGCTGGTGAAGAAACGGAAAGGGAAAATGGATGAAGTAGTTAGTATTAGTACAGACATGCAGGAAGATGAAGAAAGTGCAAAAATTATTGATCCCCTAAAGTGGTTTGGTGTGTTGGTCCCTCAGAACTTACGAAGAGCACAAACATGTTTTCGGACGGTTCTTCAATTGGTAGTTGAGATTGCTACAATTCAGAGTGAACTGGTATTTTGTCAGCAGAAGTATAAAGAACTTTTACAGTGCAAATCCTCTTTGTTAGCTGAAACATGA